From Blattabacterium cuenoti, the proteins below share one genomic window:
- the gldE gene encoding gliding motility-associated protein GldE, which yields MEKEFSKNIFLESSIYIVVFYFVLIIILLLFSALISGSETAFFCLERKTIDQERKKNISEGNKILNILNNRKKLLATILISNNFSNIGIVIISSYLIREFLQKNFHYSISINFLLEVICLTFILLLFGEIIPKIYAKKNNFRFALFMSKKLIFLGKILNPISKIMITFSKVIEKKMTKKKNKISVDLLSKALKIASMNKKNIKESQFLQRIVNFGNTEIHQIMTPRIDMFSLNRNMFFLDVLEIVRYQGYSRIPIYKDSIDDIEGVLFAKDLLPFIHNMKLEWIQLLHPPFFVPENKKIDDLLNDFKKKKIHLAIVVDEYGGTCGLITLEDVIEEIVGDITDEFDEKDMSYSKLDQNNYLFDGKTSLINFYRIMGIKEEVSFENKKGDADTLGGFIMEINKEFPNREQKINFLNYSFIIKNIDDKRIKLIEVIRKKS from the coding sequence TTGGAAAAAGAATTTTCGAAGAATATTTTTTTAGAAAGCTCTATATATATTGTGGTTTTTTATTTTGTTTTAATCATAATATTATTATTGTTTTCTGCATTGATATCTGGTTCAGAAACTGCTTTTTTTTGTCTTGAAAGGAAAACTATTGATCAAGAAAGAAAAAAAAATATTTCTGAAGGAAATAAAATATTAAATATTCTTAATAATAGAAAAAAACTCTTAGCAACTATATTAATATCCAATAATTTTTCCAATATAGGAATTGTTATAATAAGCTCATATTTAATTAGAGAATTTTTACAAAAGAATTTCCATTATTCCATTTCTATTAATTTTCTTTTAGAAGTAATATGTTTGACTTTTATATTGCTTTTATTTGGTGAAATAATACCAAAAATATATGCTAAAAAAAATAATTTTCGTTTTGCTCTTTTCATGTCAAAAAAATTGATTTTTCTTGGAAAAATATTGAATCCAATTAGTAAAATAATGATTACTTTTTCTAAAGTAATAGAAAAAAAAATGACCAAAAAAAAGAATAAAATATCTGTAGATCTTCTTTCTAAAGCTTTAAAAATAGCTTCTATGAACAAAAAAAATATTAAAGAAAGTCAATTCTTACAAAGAATTGTGAATTTTGGAAATACAGAAATTCATCAAATTATGACTCCTAGAATAGATATGTTTTCATTAAATAGAAATATGTTTTTTTTAGATGTTTTAGAAATTGTTCGTTATCAAGGATATTCTAGAATTCCTATCTACAAAGATAGTATAGATGATATAGAAGGAGTACTCTTTGCTAAAGATCTTCTTCCATTTATTCATAACATGAAACTTGAATGGATTCAATTACTTCATCCTCCATTTTTTGTTCCAGAAAATAAAAAAATAGATGATCTTTTGAACGATTTTAAAAAAAAAAAGATACATTTAGCAATTGTTGTAGATGAATATGGAGGAACTTGTGGTTTAATTACTCTTGAAGATGTGATAGAAGAAATAGTAGGAGATATCACTGATGAATTTGATGAAAAAGATATGTCTTATTCTAAATTAGATCAAAATAATTATTTATTTGATGGAAAAACTTCTTTAATTAATTTTTATCGTATTATGGGAATAAAAGAGGAAGTTTCTTTTGAAAATAAAAAAGGAGATGCGGATACTTTAGGAGGTTTTATAATGGAAATAAATAAGGAATTTCCAAATCGGGAACAGAAAATTAATTTTCTAAATTATTCTTTTATAATAAAGAATATAGATGATAAAAGAATAAAACTTATAGAAGTTATAAGAAAAAAAAGTTGA
- a CDS encoding A/G-specific adenine glycosylase, with amino-acid sequence MDWYKINHRKLPWRETKNPYYILVSEFMLQQTKVSKVIKSYLNFIKVFPNMEELALSEERKVLKIWEGLGYYTRAINLHFLSKKLVRNGISFPDSYEELIKYKGIGPYTGAAIASICFNKVVPAIDGNAYRVFSRYLGIYKKKTEFTKENNNIRTSILKIMDQVNPGIFNQAIMDFGSMLCTPKKAKCSICPVRFSCFSFNYGKVYELPIKNVMNKYKKRRFFYYIFMLDNNHRICIKKRNEKDIWKGLYDFPLIEKGNKLSCQEIKNEIWKQFKLVTRTIIYQVKHQLNHQILFIQFLDCEILDNTKKFFFDKFFFLPKEKIIKYPFPIPISRFLKNKKII; translated from the coding sequence ATGGATTGGTATAAAATTAATCATAGAAAATTACCTTGGAGAGAAACAAAAAATCCATATTATATATTGGTTTCTGAATTTATGTTACAACAAACAAAAGTCTCAAAGGTAATAAAATCTTATTTAAATTTTATTAAAGTATTCCCAAATATGGAAGAACTAGCTCTTTCTGAAGAAAGAAAAGTATTAAAAATATGGGAAGGTTTAGGTTATTATACAAGAGCAATAAACTTGCATTTCTTATCTAAAAAATTAGTTCGTAATGGGATATCTTTTCCTGATTCTTATGAAGAATTGATTAAATATAAAGGTATAGGTCCATATACAGGAGCCGCTATAGCTTCTATATGTTTCAATAAAGTCGTTCCTGCTATCGATGGAAATGCTTATAGAGTTTTTTCCAGATATTTAGGTATTTATAAAAAAAAAACAGAATTTACAAAAGAAAATAATAATATTAGGACGTCTATTCTGAAAATAATGGATCAAGTCAATCCAGGAATTTTTAATCAGGCTATTATGGACTTTGGATCCATGTTATGTACTCCTAAAAAAGCAAAGTGTTCGATTTGTCCAGTACGATTTTCTTGTTTTTCTTTTAATTATGGAAAAGTTTATGAACTCCCTATTAAAAATGTAATGAATAAATATAAAAAAAGAAGATTTTTTTATTACATTTTTATGTTAGATAACAATCATCGTATTTGTATAAAAAAAAGAAATGAAAAGGATATATGGAAAGGTTTATATGATTTTCCTTTAATTGAAAAAGGAAATAAACTTTCTTGTCAAGAAATAAAAAATGAAATATGGAAACAATTTAAACTAGTTACTAGAACTATCATCTATCAGGTTAAGCATCAATTAAATCATCAAATTTTATTTATTCAATTTTTGGATTGTGAAATTTTAGATAATACAAAAAAATTTTTTTTTGATAAATTTTTCTTTCTTCCGAAAGAAAAAATAATTAAATATCCTTTTCCTATACCTATTTCTCGATTCTTAAAAAATAAAAAAATAATCTAA
- a CDS encoding HU family DNA-binding protein — protein MTKADIITEIILETGFERIDTQKVIETFMKKIKQSLTSGENVYLRGFGSFIIKYREKKLGRHISENRSIIIPAHNIPAFKPSKAFTDSVKKNVLVINNMSENKDVTI, from the coding sequence ATGACAAAAGCAGATATAATAACAGAAATCATATTAGAAACTGGATTCGAAAGAATAGATACACAAAAGGTAATAGAAACGTTTATGAAGAAAATAAAACAAAGTCTTACATCAGGAGAAAATGTTTATTTACGAGGTTTTGGTTCTTTTATTATTAAATACAGAGAAAAAAAACTTGGACGTCATATTTCCGAGAATAGATCTATAATTATACCAGCTCACAATATACCAGCTTTTAAACCTTCTAAAGCTTTTACTGATTCAGTAAAAAAAAACGTTCTTGTTATAAATAATATGTCGGAAAATAAAGACGTAACGATTTAA
- a CDS encoding Rne/Rng family ribonuclease, whose protein sequence is MNKELIINANAEEQEVEIALLGDGELLELHRDVFHKEFSVKEFSVGDIYLGVVKKISYGLNAAIIDIGYSKGAFLHYKDLGLQAEKILELITKKKDSILFKNGEKNTIEKILYPGQKILVQISKEPISNKGPKLTAKLCIPGRHLVLIPFEDKISISKKIKNTEEKRKLISYIEKIKPKNFGIIIRTVASSAEEVLKKELFFLIKKWEDILSSLIKFPPVRVLSEISKTSCLLRDTLNDDFKFIYCNNIFLCKEIHSYLSLIAPEKQNIIKHYKGNIPIFEKYEVEKQKKTFLGKNVPLSNGGYLVIEHTEALHVIDVNSGMINHIKKNSTESERINNILNINLIAATEIARQLRLRDMGGIIVVDFIDMSEPFQKKKLYEHLKDEMKNDRAKHQILPPNEFGLVLFTRHRVRPEFKEKKYNKKSKNSPIIYIYHLEFILETILKNNLHEGIQLHTHSFVAAYLKKGFPSIQQKWFFKYKKWISIIPRDSFRYTEYQIINKKKEIIFTFFKKD, encoded by the coding sequence ATGAATAAAGAATTAATTATAAATGCAAATGCAGAAGAACAAGAAGTAGAAATAGCCCTTTTGGGAGATGGAGAATTATTGGAACTTCATAGAGATGTTTTTCATAAAGAATTTTCTGTAAAAGAATTTTCTGTAGGGGATATTTATTTAGGCGTAGTAAAAAAAATATCCTATGGTTTAAATGCCGCTATTATTGATATAGGTTATTCTAAAGGGGCCTTTTTACATTATAAAGATCTTGGATTACAAGCAGAAAAAATTCTAGAATTAATAACTAAAAAAAAAGATTCTATCCTTTTTAAAAATGGAGAAAAAAATACTATAGAAAAAATATTATACCCTGGACAAAAGATTTTAGTACAAATATCAAAAGAACCTATTTCTAATAAAGGTCCAAAATTAACAGCAAAATTATGTATTCCAGGAAGACATTTAGTCTTAATTCCTTTTGAAGATAAAATATCCATTTCTAAAAAAATAAAAAATACAGAAGAAAAAAGAAAATTAATTTCTTATATCGAAAAAATAAAACCAAAAAATTTTGGAATAATAATTCGAACAGTCGCTTCTTCTGCAGAAGAAGTTTTGAAAAAAGAACTATTTTTTTTGATCAAAAAATGGGAAGATATATTAAGTAGCTTAATTAAATTTCCTCCAGTTAGAGTTCTAAGTGAGATCAGTAAAACTTCTTGTTTATTAAGAGATACATTGAATGATGATTTTAAATTTATTTATTGTAATAATATCTTTCTTTGCAAAGAAATTCATTCTTATTTATCTTTAATTGCTCCAGAAAAACAAAATATTATTAAACATTATAAAGGAAATATTCCAATATTTGAAAAGTATGAAGTAGAAAAACAAAAAAAAACCTTTTTAGGTAAAAATGTTCCTCTTTCTAATGGTGGTTATCTTGTTATTGAACACACTGAAGCCTTACATGTTATAGATGTTAATAGTGGGATGATTAATCATATCAAAAAAAATAGTACAGAATCTGAACGAATCAACAATATTTTAAATATAAATTTGATAGCAGCCACAGAAATAGCAAGACAACTTAGATTAAGAGATATGGGTGGAATAATAGTAGTAGATTTTATTGATATGTCTGAACCATTTCAAAAAAAAAAACTATATGAACATCTAAAAGATGAAATGAAAAATGATAGAGCTAAACATCAAATTTTACCACCAAATGAATTTGGTTTAGTTTTATTTACTAGACATAGAGTAAGACCAGAATTTAAAGAAAAAAAATACAATAAAAAATCTAAAAATTCTCCGATTATATATATTTACCATCTAGAATTTATTTTAGAAACTATATTAAAAAATAATTTACATGAAGGTATTCAATTACATACACATTCATTTGTAGCAGCCTATTTAAAAAAAGGATTTCCTTCTATTCAGCAAAAATGGTTTTTTAAGTATAAGAAATGGATATCAATAATTCCTAGAGATTCTTTTAGATATACAGAATATCAAATTATAAATAAAAAAAAAGAAATAATTTTTACTTTTTTCAAAAAAGATTAA
- a CDS encoding citrate synthase: MCNVINFYINGCQYKLPIVYGTFCEKAINISKLRENTGFITLDPGFKNTGITKSSISYIDGEKGILLYRGYPIEEIINKCSFIETSYLLLNGELPNPTQLKFFSEKIKKYNHVSQDIHKILDKYPVFYHPMGILSSLTCILRSFITTKKNDNNNHVKEQDLFLHLLAKFPILAALTYRKKVGLPPSYADKNLDYPSNLLKMFFSTNKKKYDEFNPVIIDALDKLLILHAEHEQNCSTTTVRLLSSAHSGLFSSVSAGICALWGRLHGGANEAVIEMLENILKSGKNVKKWIEMAKNKKNSFRLMGFGHRIYKNFDPRAKIIENIAEKVIRELGINNPILELAKELEDIVMNDSYFLEKKLYPNIDFYSGIIYQAIGIPKNMFTVMFALGRLPGWMAHWKEMRLNREPIGRPRQIYVGYKKRKIRN; encoded by the coding sequence ATGTGTAACGTTATAAATTTTTATATTAATGGATGTCAATATAAACTTCCCATAGTTTATGGAACTTTTTGTGAAAAAGCTATTAATATCTCTAAACTTAGGGAAAATACAGGTTTTATTACTCTGGATCCTGGATTTAAAAATACAGGAATTACTAAGAGTTCAATTAGTTACATAGATGGAGAAAAAGGAATATTGTTATATAGAGGATATCCTATAGAAGAGATTATTAATAAATGTTCATTTATAGAAACTAGTTATCTACTTTTAAATGGGGAACTACCTAATCCTACTCAACTAAAATTTTTTTCTGAAAAAATTAAAAAATATAATCACGTTAGTCAAGATATACACAAAATACTTGATAAGTATCCAGTATTTTATCATCCAATGGGAATTTTATCTTCTTTAACTTGTATCCTAAGATCTTTTATTACTACAAAAAAAAATGATAACAATAATCATGTAAAGGAACAAGATTTGTTTCTTCATCTTTTAGCTAAATTTCCTATATTAGCCGCTTTAACTTATAGAAAAAAAGTAGGTCTTCCTCCATCTTATGCGGACAAAAATTTAGATTATCCTTCTAATCTTTTAAAGATGTTTTTTTCTACCAATAAAAAAAAATATGATGAATTTAATCCAGTTATTATAGATGCTTTAGATAAACTTTTAATATTACATGCAGAGCATGAACAAAATTGTTCAACTACAACAGTCCGTTTGTTAAGTTCAGCTCATTCTGGTCTTTTCTCTTCTGTATCTGCAGGAATATGTGCTCTTTGGGGAAGATTACATGGAGGAGCAAATGAAGCAGTTATTGAAATGTTAGAAAATATTTTAAAAAGTGGTAAAAATGTAAAAAAATGGATAGAAATGGCAAAAAATAAAAAAAATTCGTTTCGTTTAATGGGTTTTGGACATAGAATTTATAAAAATTTTGATCCTAGAGCTAAAATCATTGAAAATATAGCAGAAAAAGTGATACGTGAATTGGGAATAAATAATCCTATTTTAGAATTAGCTAAAGAACTTGAAGATATAGTCATGAATGACTCTTATTTTTTAGAAAAAAAACTATATCCTAATATAGATTTTTATTCCGGTATAATTTATCAAGCTATTGGTATTCCAAAAAATATGTTTACGGTGATGTTTGCTTTAGGAAGATTACCAGGATGGATGGCTCATTGGAAAGAAATGAGATTAAATAGAGAACCAATAGGTAGACCTAGACAAATTTACGTAGGATATAAGAAAAGAAAAATAAGGAATTAG
- a CDS encoding GYDIA family GHMP kinase, which produces MKCKTDNFFYSHGKLLLTGEYIILYGASGFALPTVKGQSLSFFYDKKNIKPNLSRFLYWKSFDHIDQLWFESIFQLPSLNIYSETKKKTSIVLRNLLLESKKINKNFLPFENGLLYNIYVKTKLEFPINWGLGSSSTLINNIAMWANINPYMLLDKIFTGSGYDVACGSHSKPIIFRRKLKDKKPHIISVDFNPNFKKKLFFLHLNKKQNTNESVKYFRSIKNISVKKIELISSITKKIPFCKNLNEFEELLFLHEKIMSNILNIPTIKELYFPDYLGLVKSLGSWGGDFVLISFRYGMKKYFSKKGFHTIFSFDEMIL; this is translated from the coding sequence ATGAAATGTAAAACTGATAATTTTTTTTATAGTCATGGAAAATTATTATTAACAGGAGAATATATTATTCTATATGGAGCTAGTGGGTTTGCCTTACCTACGGTAAAAGGACAATCTCTTAGTTTTTTTTATGATAAAAAAAACATAAAACCTAATTTGTCTAGATTTTTATATTGGAAAAGTTTTGATCATATAGATCAACTTTGGTTTGAAAGTATTTTTCAATTACCTTCCTTAAATATATATTCTGAAACAAAAAAAAAAACTTCTATAGTATTAAGAAATTTGTTACTAGAATCTAAAAAAATAAACAAAAATTTTCTTCCATTTGAAAATGGATTATTATACAATATATATGTAAAAACAAAATTAGAATTTCCTATTAATTGGGGTTTAGGAAGTAGTTCTACTTTAATCAACAACATAGCTATGTGGGCAAATATTAATCCTTATATGTTATTAGATAAAATTTTTACAGGAAGTGGATATGATGTAGCTTGTGGATCGCATTCTAAACCAATAATTTTTAGAAGAAAATTAAAGGATAAAAAACCACATATTATTTCTGTTGATTTTAATCCAAATTTTAAAAAAAAACTTTTTTTTCTACATTTAAATAAAAAACAAAATACTAATGAAAGTGTAAAATATTTTCGTTCTATAAAAAATATTTCTGTAAAAAAAATAGAACTTATATCATCTATAACAAAAAAAATACCGTTTTGTAAAAATTTGAATGAATTTGAAGAATTATTGTTTTTGCATGAAAAAATTATGTCAAATATCTTGAATATTCCTACTATAAAAGAGTTATATTTTCCAGATTATTTAGGACTTGTGAAAAGTTTGGGATCATGGGGTGGAGACTTTGTTTTAATTAGTTTTAGATATGGAATGAAAAAATATTTTTCAAAGAAAGGATTTCATACTATTTTTTCATTCGATGAAATGATTTTATAG
- the fabD gene encoding ACP S-malonyltransferase has product MNAYIFTGQGSQFVGMGKKLYQNSDFAKKLFLLSNDILGFKITDIMFNSPIEILKKTKYTQLAIYIYSFIQAKLLDNFNPDMVAGHSLGEFSALASIDVFSFEEGLILVEKRGSLMQKICEQIPGGMAVVFGLDDHFIESFCKKDKGIVVPSNYNSPGQLVISGEEKALKRVCFSLEKKGAKRILRLPVHGAFHSPIMFSMKKKLEIFIENIHFKDSKYPIYQNVTAKPENKCSRIKKNIIEQLTSPVKWKQSVINMIHHGARSFIEIGPKNILQGMIKKIFNEIRKKNEM; this is encoded by the coding sequence ATGAATGCATATATATTTACAGGTCAAGGATCACAATTTGTTGGAATGGGGAAAAAACTATATCAGAATTCTGATTTTGCAAAAAAATTATTTCTATTATCTAATGATATTTTGGGTTTTAAAATAACAGATATAATGTTTAATTCTCCTATAGAAATTTTAAAAAAAACTAAGTATACACAATTAGCAATTTATATTTATTCTTTCATTCAAGCTAAATTACTAGATAATTTTAATCCAGATATGGTTGCTGGACATTCCTTAGGTGAATTTTCAGCTTTAGCATCTATTGATGTCTTTTCTTTTGAAGAAGGTTTAATATTGGTGGAAAAAAGGGGAAGTCTTATGCAAAAAATATGTGAACAGATTCCTGGTGGAATGGCTGTTGTTTTTGGATTAGATGATCATTTTATTGAATCTTTTTGTAAAAAAGATAAAGGGATTGTTGTTCCATCTAATTATAATAGTCCTGGACAATTAGTTATTTCAGGAGAAGAAAAGGCTTTAAAAAGAGTTTGTTTTTCTTTAGAAAAGAAAGGAGCTAAAAGAATATTAAGACTTCCTGTTCATGGAGCATTTCATTCTCCTATTATGTTTTCTATGAAAAAAAAATTAGAAATATTTATAGAAAACATTCATTTTAAAGATTCTAAATATCCAATTTATCAAAATGTAACAGCTAAACCGGAAAATAAATGTAGTAGAATAAAAAAAAATATTATAGAACAATTGACTTCTCCAGTAAAATGGAAACAATCAGTAATAAATATGATTCATCATGGAGCTCGTTCCTTTATTGAGATAGGTCCAAAAAATATATTACAAGGAATGATAAAAAAAATTTTTAATGAAATTCGTAAAAAAAATGAAATGTAA
- a CDS encoding TatD family hydrolase, with amino-acid sequence MKLMDTHTHLYMKEFEMDRDIVIKRAIKSGINRFFLPSIDSSSILKIWKLKTKYPNLCYPMIGLHPNKVHPKNLEKELKILKKWLNKHSFIAIGEVGIDLDQKKRFFMEQEYVFKTQIKWAKEKKLPIIIHCRNSFNKVIKILKKHNVKKGIFHCFSGSLEEGKEIINLGFKLGIGGMITFKKNNLCHFLHKINIKNIVLETDSPFLSPFPFRGKRNEPLYLKIILRKLSQIYSFSEEKIADIINNNTMEIFEKL; translated from the coding sequence ATGAAATTAATGGATACTCATACTCATTTATATATGAAAGAATTTGAAATGGATAGAGATATTGTCATAAAAAGAGCCATAAAAAGTGGAATAAATAGATTTTTTCTTCCTTCCATAGATAGCTCCTCTATTCTTAAAATATGGAAGTTAAAAACTAAATATCCAAATTTATGCTATCCTATGATAGGGTTACATCCAAATAAAGTTCATCCTAAAAATTTAGAAAAAGAATTGAAAATTCTAAAAAAATGGTTAAATAAGCATTCTTTTATTGCTATAGGAGAAGTCGGTATAGATTTAGATCAAAAAAAGAGATTTTTTATGGAACAAGAATATGTTTTTAAAACTCAGATTAAATGGGCTAAAGAAAAAAAATTACCTATAATTATTCACTGTAGAAATTCCTTTAATAAAGTCATTAAAATATTAAAAAAACACAATGTAAAAAAAGGAATTTTTCATTGTTTTTCTGGAAGTTTAGAAGAAGGAAAAGAAATTATAAATTTAGGTTTTAAACTAGGTATTGGAGGAATGATAACTTTTAAAAAAAATAATTTATGTCATTTTTTACATAAAATAAATATAAAAAATATAGTATTAGAAACAGATTCTCCATTTTTATCTCCGTTCCCATTTAGAGGTAAAAGAAATGAACCTCTCTATTTAAAGATAATTTTAAGGAAATTATCTCAAATATATTCGTTCTCAGAAGAAAAAATAGCTGATATTATTAACAATAATACCATGGAAATTTTTGAAAAACTTTAA
- the fumC gene encoding class II fumarate hydratase produces the protein MIFRTEEDTLGKVKIPLVKYWGAQTERSRNNFKIGLEGSMPIEIIRSFAILKKASAHANFSFGLLSRKKRDLISLVCEEIIEGKLDDHFPLVIWQTGSGTHSNMNVNEVVSNRAQILMGKLIGEKPSFIHPNDDVNMSQSSNDTYSTAMHIASYKKLVEETIPSIKKLRDSLERKKTLFKDIIKIGRTHLMDAVPITLGQVFSGYVSQIDHGLNSLQKTLDHLSELAIGGTAVGTGLNSPKGYDLKVTEYICEYTNFPFKIANNKFESIASHDAIVESHSSLKQIAISIMKISNDIRFLSSGPRSGIGEIFLPENEPGSSIMPGKINPTQCEAILMVCTQIIGNDLSISIAGSSGNYELNVYKPLMAYNFIQSAQLLSDATISFSNLCVEGITPNYSRIKELLDRSLMLVTALNTHIGYEKSAKIARSAYKNNTTIKEEAIRLGYLTMEEFDRLVNPKKMV, from the coding sequence ATGATTTTTAGAACAGAAGAAGATACTTTGGGTAAAGTTAAAATACCGTTAGTAAAATATTGGGGAGCACAAACAGAAAGATCCAGAAATAATTTTAAGATTGGATTGGAAGGAAGTATGCCTATTGAAATTATTCGTTCTTTCGCTATTTTAAAAAAAGCATCGGCTCATGCAAATTTTTCATTTGGATTATTATCTAGAAAAAAAAGAGATTTAATTTCTTTAGTTTGTGAAGAAATTATAGAAGGAAAATTAGACGATCATTTTCCTCTGGTTATTTGGCAAACAGGATCTGGAACTCATTCAAATATGAATGTAAACGAGGTCGTTTCAAATAGAGCTCAAATATTAATGGGTAAATTGATAGGAGAAAAACCGTCTTTTATACATCCTAATGATGACGTGAATATGTCACAATCCTCTAATGATACATATTCTACGGCTATGCATATTGCTTCTTATAAAAAATTAGTAGAAGAAACTATTCCATCTATAAAAAAGTTACGTGATTCACTAGAAAGAAAAAAAACGTTATTTAAAGATATTATAAAAATAGGAAGAACTCATCTTATGGATGCTGTTCCTATTACTTTGGGTCAAGTATTTTCTGGATATGTATCACAAATAGATCATGGTTTAAATTCTCTTCAAAAAACTTTAGATCATCTTTCTGAATTAGCTATAGGAGGAACGGCCGTAGGAACAGGTTTAAATTCTCCTAAAGGATACGACTTAAAAGTAACTGAATATATATGTGAATATACTAATTTTCCATTTAAAATAGCAAATAATAAATTTGAATCTATAGCATCTCATGATGCTATAGTTGAATCTCATAGTTCACTAAAGCAAATAGCTATTTCTATAATGAAAATATCAAATGATATTCGTTTTTTATCTTCTGGCCCTCGTTCTGGTATAGGAGAAATTTTTTTACCTGAAAATGAACCAGGATCTTCTATTATGCCTGGAAAAATAAATCCTACACAATGTGAGGCTATTCTTATGGTATGTACACAAATTATAGGGAATGATTTATCTATATCAATAGCTGGATCATCAGGAAATTATGAATTAAATGTTTATAAACCATTAATGGCTTATAATTTTATACAATCAGCTCAACTTTTATCTGATGCTACTATTTCTTTTTCTAATCTTTGTGTTGAAGGAATTACTCCTAATTATTCAAGGATTAAAGAATTGTTAGATCGATCATTAATGTTAGTTACGGCATTAAATACTCATATAGGTTATGAAAAATCTGCAAAAATAGCAAGATCTGCATATAAGAATAATACTACTATAAAAGAAGAAGCAATTAGATTAGGTTATTTAACTATGGAAGAGTTTGATAGATTAGTAAATCCTAAAAAAATGGTTTAA
- a CDS encoding FtsB family cell division protein — protein sequence MKKKIFKNKYFWISFLFLIWMSFFDTNSLELHWKFKKNLNQMILDRDFLKEKILSEGNHLKKLNTDSKYLEKVAREKFYMKKEDEDLFLVVYK from the coding sequence ATGAAAAAAAAAATATTTAAAAATAAATATTTTTGGATAAGTTTTCTTTTTTTGATATGGATGTCTTTTTTCGATACAAATTCTTTAGAATTACACTGGAAATTTAAAAAAAATTTAAACCAAATGATATTAGATAGAGATTTTTTAAAAGAAAAAATTTTATCAGAAGGAAATCATCTAAAAAAATTAAACACAGATTCTAAATATTTAGAAAAAGTAGCTAGAGAAAAATTCTATATGAAAAAAGAAGATGAAGATTTATTTCTTGTTGTATACAAGTAA